One window of Brachybacterium ginsengisoli genomic DNA carries:
- a CDS encoding DUF3499 domain-containing protein: MPARECSRTACSSPAVSSLTFVYEDSTAVLGPLSRLSEPHAYDLCRDHASRMTAPRGWELLRVAGAEEVSDDLVALADAVTRRQDPAETTSPATAPGSGRTPSTRPGVEHRAPGPGEQTSPRHLHVVRSPRD, encoded by the coding sequence GTGCCTGCTCGAGAATGCTCCCGGACCGCCTGCTCCAGTCCCGCTGTCAGCTCGCTGACCTTCGTGTACGAGGATTCCACCGCGGTGCTGGGTCCGCTGTCGCGGCTCAGCGAGCCCCACGCCTACGACCTCTGCCGGGACCACGCCTCACGCATGACGGCACCCCGCGGATGGGAGCTGCTGCGGGTCGCCGGGGCGGAGGAGGTCAGCGACGATCTGGTCGCCCTGGCCGATGCCGTGACGCGTCGACAGGACCCCGCGGAGACCACCTCGCCCGCGACCGCACCGGGCTCCGGGCGGACCCCGTCCACCCGCCCGGGCGTCGAGCACCGCGCCCCCGGGCCGGGCGAGCAGACCTCGCCCCGCCACCTCCACGTCGTCAGGAGCCCCCGTGACTGA
- a CDS encoding phosphomannomutase/phosphoglucomutase, whose product MTEQSTPQTSAAPGRSDLSGIVLANDVRGRAGDTLTPEIARALGAAFADQLDAPAMIVAHDMRLSSPELSRAVIEGAVRRGAIVADAGLSSTDQLYCASGLHHAAGVMVTASHNPGGDNGFKLCLPGARPIGRDSGLEEVRRGAEAYLDAGEIPQSGEGRAEGIDTLEDYVAALQGLVPLPAGRSVKVVVDAGNGMAGRTAPAVLGTLDQVELIGLHLELDGSFPHHPADPLRPENLRDLQEAVIREGADLGLAFDGDADRCVVLDEHGTPVPPSAITALIAQREIARARAGGQDRPAVVANLVSSRHVAEAVQEAGGEHVRTPVGHTLIKTIMAEHGAVFGGEHSAHYYFRDFYFADSGMLAALHVLTALVETDGTASELVSAHSPYVASGEINSRVADAPAARERVRAHVVAWPGVSTDDLDGLTVEHWGEELPAEERWWFSLRSSNTEPLLRLNVEAVEEATMVRIRDEVLAIATADATGMPAAGDGADDAADGASAVPLGNPDDTRSADETSAAVGTGSPAGTELPAGTELPAGASGADVPEWVRSILRCPDCGGELRDVERALQCTSCAHVHPVEGGIPVLIEGRNEAPTPS is encoded by the coding sequence GTGACTGAGCAGAGCACCCCACAGACCTCCGCCGCCCCCGGGCGCAGCGATCTCTCCGGCATCGTGCTCGCCAACGACGTGCGCGGCCGCGCCGGTGACACCCTCACACCGGAGATCGCCCGTGCCCTTGGTGCGGCCTTCGCCGACCAGCTGGATGCCCCCGCGATGATCGTCGCCCACGACATGCGCCTGAGCTCACCGGAGCTGTCGCGAGCGGTGATCGAGGGGGCCGTGCGTCGCGGTGCGATCGTCGCCGACGCCGGGCTGTCCTCGACCGATCAGCTCTACTGCGCCTCCGGCCTGCACCACGCCGCCGGCGTGATGGTCACCGCCTCCCACAACCCCGGCGGTGACAACGGCTTCAAGCTGTGCCTGCCGGGTGCTCGCCCCATCGGGCGGGACTCCGGTCTCGAGGAGGTCCGTCGCGGAGCCGAGGCGTATCTCGACGCCGGCGAGATCCCGCAGAGCGGCGAGGGACGCGCCGAGGGCATCGACACGCTCGAGGACTACGTGGCAGCTCTCCAGGGCCTCGTCCCCCTGCCCGCCGGGCGCTCCGTCAAGGTCGTCGTCGACGCGGGCAACGGCATGGCCGGGCGCACCGCGCCCGCGGTCCTGGGGACGCTCGACCAGGTGGAGCTCATCGGTCTCCACCTCGAGCTCGACGGCAGCTTCCCCCACCATCCTGCCGATCCGCTGCGGCCGGAGAACCTGCGCGACCTGCAGGAGGCGGTGATCCGGGAGGGGGCCGACCTCGGTCTCGCCTTCGACGGGGACGCCGATCGCTGCGTGGTCCTGGACGAGCACGGGACCCCGGTGCCGCCCTCGGCGATCACCGCCCTCATCGCTCAGCGGGAGATCGCGCGTGCCCGCGCGGGCGGGCAGGACCGACCGGCCGTGGTCGCGAACCTGGTCTCCTCCCGTCACGTCGCCGAGGCGGTCCAGGAGGCGGGCGGCGAGCACGTGCGCACCCCCGTCGGTCACACGCTGATCAAGACGATCATGGCCGAGCACGGTGCGGTCTTCGGCGGGGAGCACTCCGCGCACTACTACTTCCGCGACTTCTACTTCGCCGACTCGGGCATGCTCGCCGCCCTGCACGTGCTGACCGCGCTGGTCGAGACCGACGGCACGGCCTCCGAGCTGGTCTCGGCCCACTCCCCGTACGTGGCCAGCGGGGAGATCAACTCCCGCGTGGCCGACGCGCCCGCGGCCCGGGAACGGGTGCGCGCGCACGTCGTCGCTTGGCCCGGGGTGAGCACCGATGATCTCGACGGCCTCACCGTCGAGCACTGGGGTGAGGAGCTCCCGGCCGAGGAGCGGTGGTGGTTCTCGCTGCGCTCCTCGAACACCGAGCCGCTGCTGCGCCTGAACGTCGAGGCTGTGGAGGAGGCGACCATGGTCCGGATCCGGGACGAGGTGCTCGCGATCGCGACGGCCGACGCGACGGGGATGCCTGCTGCGGGCGACGGCGCTGACGACGCGGCCGACGGAGCCTCGGCGGTTCCGCTCGGGAACCCGGATGACACGAGGTCGGCTGACGAGACCTCGGCGGCCGTCGGCACAGGATCACCCGCCGGCACGGAGCTGCCCGCCGGCACGGAGCTGCCCGCCGGTGCGAGCGGCGCGGACGTCCCCGAGTGGGTGCGGTCCATCCTGCGCTGCCCCGACTGCGGCGGCGAGCTGCGCGATGTGGAGCGTGCCCTGCAGTGCACGAGCTGTGCTCACGTCCACCCGGTCGAGGGCGGCATCCCGGTGCTGATCGAGGGGCGGAACGAGGCTCCGACGCCGTCCTGA
- a CDS encoding RDD family protein: MASLGAAAAVSSPRADDALVTGDAVVLDLRPASFAVRMISAAIDGVLQLALLVGGSIGLVWAAARMDLDDGYLAAGVVLMSVLTYVGYPVLCELLLGGRSVGRLAMGTRVVRDDGGPVHVRQSLLRAVMAMFEIWSTSGAVALTCSVIDRRSRRVGDLLAGTMVIQERMRSMTPQRVEVPESLRDWARSADVGRLPLPLMQDIRSFLPRAATINPESRRQLSRDLLHRTLPHVAPAPPPGTDPEEFLAAVTSERSHRDEQLLRRRQERQRELSLEVRSTPFTA; encoded by the coding sequence ATGGCATCTCTCGGCGCGGCAGCAGCGGTCTCCTCCCCACGAGCCGACGATGCCCTGGTCACCGGCGACGCGGTCGTGCTCGATCTGCGCCCGGCGTCCTTCGCGGTCCGCATGATCTCCGCGGCGATCGACGGAGTGCTCCAGCTGGCCCTGCTCGTCGGCGGCTCGATCGGCCTGGTCTGGGCCGCGGCGCGCATGGACCTGGACGACGGATACCTCGCCGCCGGGGTCGTGCTGATGTCCGTTCTCACCTACGTGGGCTATCCCGTGCTGTGCGAGCTGCTGCTGGGCGGGCGCTCGGTGGGTCGCCTGGCGATGGGCACGCGCGTGGTGCGTGACGACGGCGGCCCGGTGCACGTGCGCCAGAGCCTGCTCCGCGCGGTGATGGCGATGTTCGAGATCTGGTCCACCTCCGGGGCGGTCGCGCTGACCTGCTCGGTGATCGATCGCCGATCCCGGAGGGTGGGTGATCTCCTGGCCGGCACGATGGTGATCCAGGAGCGCATGCGCAGCATGACCCCGCAGCGTGTCGAGGTGCCGGAGTCGCTGCGGGACTGGGCGCGCAGCGCGGATGTCGGCCGGCTCCCGCTCCCCCTCATGCAGGACATCCGCTCGTTCCTGCCCCGGGCCGCCACGATCAACCCCGAGTCGCGGCGGCAGCTGTCCCGCGATCTGCTGCACCGCACCCTGCCGCACGTGGCCCCGGCTCCGCCGCCGGGGACCGATCCCGAGGAGTTCCTCGCGGCGGTGACCTCCGAGCGCTCGCATCGGGACGAGCAGCTGCTGCGCCGACGTCAGGAGCGCCAGCGGGAGCTGTCCCTCGAGGTGCGCTCCACGCCGTTCACCGCCTGA
- a CDS encoding stage II sporulation protein M, whose protein sequence is MDTDAFIAVHRPQWERLQQLTRSRALDAAGIDELLSLYQETSTHLSTVRSTNPDPALISRLSLLVHRARLRITGARIPLWKHARNFFWEDLPSTLYEARWTVALSAGLFLLAAVVSGLYFGLDSTARAMVVPEADQRKLVEQDFVSYYFQGEASGFAAQVWTNNAWITVQAVVFGVTGFWPVVMLLQNGLNVGLSAGVMGAHGGLGTFFVYILPHGLLEITSVLVGAGAGLRTFWAWVRPGQMPRLWALSHAARALVTVAIGLVPVLLVSGFIEGFVTPSSLPPALRIAIGAAAWIAFLVFMLGRGRQVHRAGVTGDLSEELVGARVATAG, encoded by the coding sequence GTGGACACCGACGCCTTCATCGCCGTGCACCGACCGCAGTGGGAGCGGCTCCAGCAGCTGACGCGGAGCCGCGCTCTCGACGCGGCCGGCATCGATGAGCTGCTCTCCCTGTACCAGGAGACCTCGACCCATCTGTCCACCGTCCGATCCACCAACCCGGACCCGGCGCTGATCTCGCGCCTCTCCCTGCTCGTGCACCGCGCCCGGCTGCGGATCACCGGGGCCCGGATCCCGCTGTGGAAGCACGCCCGGAACTTCTTCTGGGAGGACCTGCCCTCCACCCTGTACGAGGCCCGATGGACGGTGGCGCTGTCCGCCGGACTCTTCCTGCTGGCGGCCGTGGTCAGCGGTCTGTACTTCGGCCTGGACTCCACGGCGCGGGCGATGGTGGTCCCCGAGGCGGATCAGCGCAAGCTCGTCGAGCAGGACTTCGTGAGCTACTACTTCCAGGGCGAGGCCTCGGGCTTCGCCGCCCAGGTGTGGACGAACAACGCCTGGATCACGGTCCAGGCCGTCGTGTTCGGCGTCACCGGGTTCTGGCCGGTGGTGATGCTGCTGCAGAACGGACTGAACGTGGGGCTGTCCGCCGGGGTGATGGGTGCCCATGGCGGGCTGGGCACCTTCTTCGTGTACATCCTCCCGCACGGTCTGCTGGAGATCACCTCGGTGCTGGTCGGCGCCGGGGCCGGGCTCCGCACCTTCTGGGCCTGGGTGAGACCCGGGCAGATGCCACGGCTGTGGGCGCTCTCCCACGCGGCGAGGGCCCTGGTCACGGTCGCGATCGGGCTCGTGCCGGTGCTGCTGGTCTCGGGATTCATCGAGGGCTTCGTGACGCCGAGCTCGCTGCCGCCCGCGCTGCGGATCGCCATCGGCGCGGCGGCGTGGATCGCCTTCCTGGTGTTCATGCTGGGTCGCGGCCGTCAGGTCCATCGCGCCGGCGTGACCGGCGACCTCTCCGAGGAGCTGGTCGGCGCCCGCGTGGCGACCGCCGGCTGA
- a CDS encoding phosphotransferase, with protein sequence MLLLPPVAALRIRTGTAHVSAIDREHSVAAALSAARLRVPRPIREPVHATGWSAMAVEFVPGAGREARTWEEDRSGLLAMLESLADAGRSHPELEESLPAARAWCGGEEWPDLVDELTGPDATVRAAARRRVDAVLEVEATAERSPIHGDLGWHNILEEPTRGPMLIDVDHAAWADPAMDIAPLLAVYGRRAMSADIPDRTLDRAAAHRRVLSLQVAVAAELRGDVRLRDHALQNFARRIRSRDPQW encoded by the coding sequence GTGCTGCTGCTGCCTCCGGTCGCAGCGCTGCGGATCCGTACGGGCACCGCGCACGTCTCCGCGATCGACCGTGAGCACTCGGTCGCAGCGGCGCTGTCCGCGGCACGCCTGCGGGTCCCGCGTCCGATCCGGGAGCCCGTGCACGCCACCGGTTGGTCGGCGATGGCTGTCGAGTTCGTGCCCGGGGCCGGTCGCGAGGCACGCACCTGGGAGGAGGACAGGTCCGGCCTCCTCGCGATGCTGGAGAGCCTCGCCGACGCCGGGAGGAGCCATCCTGAGCTCGAGGAGTCGCTCCCGGCGGCGCGGGCGTGGTGCGGCGGCGAGGAGTGGCCCGATCTCGTGGACGAGCTGACCGGACCGGATGCCACCGTGCGGGCCGCCGCACGCCGCCGCGTGGATGCCGTCCTGGAGGTGGAGGCCACGGCGGAGCGCTCGCCGATCCACGGCGACCTCGGCTGGCACAACATCCTGGAGGAGCCCACCCGCGGGCCGATGCTGATCGATGTCGACCATGCGGCCTGGGCGGATCCGGCGATGGACATCGCTCCGCTGCTCGCCGTCTATGGCCGCCGGGCGATGTCCGCGGACATCCCCGACCGGACTCTGGATCGGGCCGCAGCGCATCGACGGGTCCTCTCGCTGCAGGTGGCCGTCGCAGCAGAACTCCGAGGTGACGTGAGGCTGCGGGATCATGCACTGCAGAACTTCGCCCGGAGGATCCGGAGCAGGGACCCGCAGTGGTGA
- a CDS encoding DUF58 domain-containing protein: protein MRISLTPRAALVALLALPVIVLWPRWWVLALLAVVWALVVLADALLAADPRRLRVRRESPTQVRLGNTVTGRLLLINPTSRNASLEVRDAWNPTAGLDAQRSALRLPAQERRAVNQVFTPTRRGEHRSRALLVASRGPLGLARRTAAVDAPGRLLALHPFGSRRHLPSRVQRLREIEGLAAIHQRGQGTEFDSLRDFVDGDDVRSIDWRATARRRSVVVRTWRPERDRHVLIVVDTSRTSAGRLGEATRLDAAFDAALLLTALAGQAGDRVDLVCVDRIPHVSVLGSTRTKVLHDMVAATAAVDPALVETDWELAASTITERTRRGSLVVLITPVEEPVIHGGLLPVAARLARDHPLVVASVSDPALDELASGRGDLDSVYTAAAAEQARTERAGVSHALERVGAHVVDAPPERAPQALADAYLALKAAGRL, encoded by the coding sequence ATGCGGATCTCCCTGACCCCTCGCGCGGCACTGGTGGCGCTGCTCGCGCTGCCGGTGATCGTGCTGTGGCCCCGGTGGTGGGTGCTGGCGCTCCTGGCCGTGGTGTGGGCCCTGGTGGTCCTCGCCGATGCGCTGCTGGCCGCGGACCCGCGCCGCCTGCGCGTCCGACGGGAGTCCCCCACGCAGGTCCGGCTCGGCAACACCGTCACCGGACGCCTGCTGCTGATCAATCCGACCTCACGGAACGCCTCCCTCGAGGTGCGCGACGCCTGGAACCCGACGGCCGGGCTCGATGCACAGCGCTCCGCGCTGCGCCTCCCCGCCCAGGAGCGACGGGCTGTGAACCAGGTCTTCACCCCGACCCGGCGCGGAGAGCATCGCTCGCGGGCCCTGCTGGTCGCCTCGCGGGGCCCGCTCGGCCTCGCACGGCGCACCGCTGCGGTCGACGCCCCGGGCAGGCTCCTCGCCCTGCATCCCTTCGGCTCCCGCCGACACCTCCCTTCCCGCGTCCAGCGGCTCCGGGAGATCGAGGGCCTGGCCGCCATCCACCAGCGGGGACAGGGCACCGAGTTCGACTCCCTGCGGGACTTCGTCGACGGCGACGACGTGCGCTCGATCGACTGGCGCGCCACCGCCCGGCGGCGCAGCGTCGTGGTGCGCACCTGGCGGCCCGAGCGGGACCGCCACGTGCTGATCGTCGTGGACACCTCCCGCACCTCCGCCGGCCGGCTCGGGGAGGCCACCCGGCTGGATGCCGCCTTCGACGCGGCGCTGCTGCTGACCGCCCTGGCCGGACAGGCCGGGGACCGCGTGGACCTGGTGTGCGTGGATCGCATCCCCCACGTCTCGGTGCTCGGCTCGACCCGCACCAAGGTGCTGCACGACATGGTCGCCGCGACCGCCGCGGTGGACCCCGCCCTGGTGGAGACCGACTGGGAGCTCGCCGCGAGCACGATCACCGAGCGCACCCGACGCGGCTCCCTCGTCGTGCTGATCACCCCGGTCGAGGAGCCGGTGATCCACGGAGGGCTGCTGCCGGTGGCCGCACGGCTGGCCAGGGATCATCCGCTGGTGGTCGCCTCGGTCTCCGATCCTGCTCTCGACGAGCTCGCCTCCGGTCGGGGCGATCTGGACTCGGTGTACACGGCGGCCGCCGCCGAGCAGGCCCGCACCGAACGCGCGGGGGTCTCCCACGCGCTCGAGCGCGTCGGCGCCCATGTGGTCGATGCCCCGCCCGAGCGGGCTCCCCAGGCTCTCGCCGACGCCTACCTCGCGCTCAAGGCGGCCGGCCGGCTGTGA
- a CDS encoding AAA family ATPase, whose amino-acid sequence MTDTTPGAVPGPAHGTGAPAPSGPDLDQDSRSRLQLLSDEIHKGVVGQDAAVTSLVVALLCRGHVLLEGVPGVAKTLLVRSLAAAMDVRMRRVQFTPDMMPGDITGSLIYDNTTSDLVFREGPVFTNLLLADEINRTPPKTQSALLEAMEERQVTVDGASRPLPDPFLVIATQNPIEFDGTYTLPEAQLDRFLLKAVMPLPDREVEVDVLRRHADGFDTTDLAATGLRAVVDVPSLHRAQQDVARVVAEDPVVQYIVDVCRATRRSPSLALGVSPRGAIALLRTARAWAYLTGRDFITPDDVKTMAPSTLSHRVRLTTEAELEGTQVEAVLAATLASVPVPR is encoded by the coding sequence ATGACCGACACCACCCCCGGCGCCGTTCCCGGACCCGCCCACGGAACCGGTGCCCCCGCCCCCTCCGGACCGGACCTCGACCAGGACTCGCGCAGCCGGCTGCAGCTGCTCTCGGACGAGATCCACAAGGGCGTCGTCGGCCAGGACGCTGCGGTGACCAGCCTCGTCGTCGCCCTGCTGTGCCGCGGCCATGTACTTCTCGAGGGCGTTCCCGGCGTGGCCAAGACCCTGCTGGTGCGCTCCCTGGCCGCCGCCATGGATGTGCGCATGCGGCGCGTCCAGTTCACCCCCGACATGATGCCGGGCGACATCACCGGCTCGCTGATCTACGACAACACCACCAGCGACCTCGTCTTCCGCGAGGGACCTGTGTTCACCAACCTCCTGCTGGCTGACGAGATCAACCGCACGCCCCCGAAGACCCAGTCGGCGCTGCTCGAGGCGATGGAGGAGCGTCAGGTGACGGTGGACGGCGCCAGCCGCCCGCTGCCGGACCCGTTCCTCGTGATCGCCACCCAGAACCCGATCGAGTTCGACGGCACTTACACGCTTCCCGAGGCGCAGCTGGACCGCTTCCTGCTCAAGGCGGTGATGCCCCTGCCCGATCGCGAGGTGGAGGTGGACGTGCTGCGCCGCCACGCGGACGGCTTCGACACCACGGACCTCGCCGCCACGGGTCTGCGCGCCGTGGTGGACGTCCCCTCGCTGCACCGCGCCCAGCAGGACGTGGCCCGCGTCGTCGCCGAGGACCCGGTGGTCCAGTACATCGTCGACGTGTGCCGGGCGACCCGCCGCTCCCCCAGCCTCGCCCTCGGGGTCTCGCCCCGTGGCGCGATCGCGCTGCTGCGCACCGCTCGGGCCTGGGCCTACCTCACCGGGCGGGACTTCATCACCCCCGACGACGTCAAGACGATGGCTCCCTCGACCCTCTCCCACCGCGTCCGGCTGACCACCGAGGCGGAGCTCGAGGGCACCCAGGTCGAGGCCGTCCTCGCCGCCACCCTCGCCTCCGTGCCGGTCCCCCGCTGA
- a CDS encoding DUF4350 domain-containing protein produces the protein MSLAPAAALSARTAQGPTGPSSVPDTDRRHPVLVTIMVIAVLAAVLAAVARGHYRDGPLEPDAPTAQGSKAVVQVLEGLGVTVDVDRHTADAVDALDEGSTVLVTDPGRLGDRQLTALAEAQERTGGTLVLVQPDGMALSSLGSEITPVGSLRTKARVDAGPGCADLSHRARVLEIPAEADTIRSAALLYRPADGTQGCFSTEKGSLVVEDDGLVVLGSADLLTNAGVGHADNSALALNLLGAQDDLSWYVPSANDPMAATSQTPLGFLPDWAGPVVLWLLLVTVVALVALGRRFGPVVIEPLPVTVRPQELVLGRARLLQRSGSRDAAAASLRTATSIRLADRLGLHHESSLDGLIAALAPHSRRTPEQLRTLLGPTPVTSDPDLVRLAHDLDHLEKEIDR, from the coding sequence ATGAGCCTCGCCCCTGCCGCCGCCCTGTCCGCGCGCACCGCCCAGGGCCCGACGGGCCCGTCGTCCGTCCCCGACACCGACCGCCGGCACCCCGTCCTCGTCACCATCATGGTGATCGCAGTTCTCGCCGCCGTGCTCGCCGCCGTGGCGCGCGGCCACTACCGCGATGGTCCCCTCGAACCCGACGCACCCACCGCGCAGGGCTCGAAGGCAGTGGTCCAGGTGCTGGAGGGCCTCGGGGTCACGGTCGACGTGGACCGTCACACGGCCGACGCGGTCGACGCCCTCGACGAGGGGAGCACCGTGCTGGTCACGGACCCCGGCCGCCTCGGCGACCGGCAGCTCACCGCCCTCGCGGAGGCGCAGGAGCGCACCGGCGGCACCCTGGTGCTCGTCCAGCCAGATGGCATGGCCCTGTCCTCCCTCGGCTCGGAGATCACCCCCGTCGGATCGCTGCGCACGAAGGCCCGGGTCGATGCCGGCCCCGGCTGCGCCGACCTCTCCCACCGCGCGCGGGTGCTCGAGATCCCCGCCGAGGCGGACACCATCCGGAGCGCCGCCCTCCTCTACCGGCCCGCCGACGGGACCCAGGGCTGCTTCAGCACCGAGAAGGGCTCCCTCGTGGTCGAGGACGACGGGCTGGTCGTGCTGGGCAGTGCGGACCTCCTGACCAACGCCGGAGTGGGCCACGCCGACAACTCCGCGCTGGCCCTGAACCTGCTGGGAGCCCAGGACGATCTCAGCTGGTACGTGCCCTCGGCGAACGACCCGATGGCGGCCACCTCCCAGACCCCGCTCGGCTTCCTTCCCGATTGGGCGGGTCCGGTCGTGCTGTGGCTGCTGCTCGTCACCGTCGTCGCGCTCGTGGCCCTCGGTCGGCGGTTCGGCCCGGTGGTCATCGAACCTCTGCCCGTCACCGTCCGACCCCAGGAGCTGGTGCTGGGTCGCGCACGGCTGCTCCAGCGCTCCGGGTCCCGCGATGCCGCCGCCGCATCGCTGCGCACGGCGACCTCCATCCGCCTGGCCGACCGTCTGGGACTGCACCATGAGTCCTCCCTCGACGGACTGATCGCGGCGCTCGCCCCGCATTCGAGGCGCACCCCGGAACAGCTGCGCACCCTGCTCGGCCCCACCCCCGTCACCAGCGATCCGGACCTCGTCCGTCTCGCGCACGACCTCGACCATCTCGAGAAGGAGATCGACCGATGA
- a CDS encoding DUF4129 domain-containing protein, protein MAGPPLDPDEARTRTLEELSKAEYDDSPGFIQWLLGSIEKWLVGVLDGIDGSSTTQAGIAVLILLALGAAAFLVLRRTGLIRRSHALSVDPELDAEPVLSAAQLRRAAEESIAAGRLDDGTVLALRALVRDLEERTLLDVAAGMTAHEAASRASASFPELRGRLQRGADAFDTAAYSHRQASSKQADDLLRLAVYIAESSPDLSALEPSGIGAEASVASGAPTTGTGGAA, encoded by the coding sequence ATGGCCGGCCCTCCTCTGGATCCCGACGAGGCCCGAACACGGACCCTCGAGGAGCTGTCCAAGGCCGAGTACGACGACTCCCCCGGCTTCATCCAGTGGCTGCTCGGCTCCATCGAGAAGTGGCTGGTGGGAGTCCTCGACGGGATCGACGGCTCGTCCACCACCCAGGCCGGCATCGCGGTGCTGATCCTGCTCGCCCTCGGCGCCGCCGCCTTCCTGGTGCTGCGACGCACCGGGCTGATCCGCCGCAGCCACGCCCTCTCCGTCGACCCGGAGCTCGACGCCGAGCCCGTCCTCAGCGCCGCCCAGCTGCGCCGGGCCGCGGAGGAGTCGATCGCCGCGGGCCGCCTGGACGACGGCACGGTGCTGGCGCTGCGCGCCCTGGTGCGCGACCTCGAGGAGAGGACCCTGCTCGACGTCGCCGCCGGGATGACCGCGCACGAGGCGGCCTCCCGCGCCAGCGCCTCCTTCCCGGAGCTGCGCGGGCGCCTGCAGCGCGGTGCCGACGCCTTCGACACCGCCGCCTACTCGCACCGGCAGGCCTCCTCAAAGCAGGCGGATGACCTGCTGCGTCTTGCCGTGTACATCGCCGAGTCCTCCCCCGATCTCTCGGCCCTGGAGCCGTCGGGCATCGGCGCGGAGGCTTCCGTCGCGTCGGGCGCTCCCACCACCGGGACGGGCGGCGCAGCATGA
- a CDS encoding glycerophosphodiester phosphodiesterase, whose translation MSTQWTAPGATGGDESDPTPVAEGPFTATASSGPGGPASGGPRRELTQALPLFPLRPLGLAEVFGAAVRIYRLRPKSVLGVAAAVYGVAFVIITLATGASMVPMFGDMQSMIEDTEATSDVTGLSSLRDLVLFLVSTAVTTVISLVSTALVTVALTRVALGEAVGEHAPTSEMWATMRRRWLPATAVSLLIGVLSMAALVLLVGLGLVPVLVLQEASWLTVVPIVIGAVLGALAVLWIWARTLLAVPALVLEDATVLGAIRRSLVLTRGRRMWRVLGTSLLVYLVYYLAVQVISGVFGTVAFVAYLVILLATGFEGVVAGVVVLTILTMLGSYAATFVLAPFLSSGFVAVYADSRMRHEAWDVELTRRARDAWAEGGAR comes from the coding sequence ATGAGCACGCAGTGGACCGCCCCGGGGGCGACCGGCGGCGATGAGTCGGACCCGACGCCCGTCGCGGAGGGGCCCTTCACGGCGACCGCGTCGAGCGGCCCCGGCGGCCCGGCGTCCGGCGGGCCGCGCCGCGAGCTGACGCAGGCGCTGCCGCTGTTCCCGCTGCGCCCGCTGGGCCTGGCGGAGGTGTTCGGCGCCGCGGTGCGGATCTACCGCCTGCGCCCGAAGTCCGTCCTCGGCGTGGCCGCCGCCGTCTACGGCGTCGCCTTCGTGATCATCACCCTCGCGACCGGGGCATCCATGGTGCCGATGTTCGGCGACATGCAGTCGATGATCGAGGACACCGAGGCGACGAGCGACGTCACCGGTCTCAGCTCGCTGAGGGACCTGGTGCTCTTCCTGGTCTCCACCGCCGTGACCACGGTGATCAGCCTCGTCTCCACGGCGCTGGTCACCGTGGCCCTGACGCGGGTCGCGCTCGGCGAGGCAGTGGGCGAGCACGCGCCCACCTCCGAGATGTGGGCGACGATGCGTCGGCGCTGGCTGCCGGCCACGGCCGTGAGCCTGCTGATCGGGGTGCTCAGCATGGCGGCCCTCGTGCTGCTGGTGGGCCTGGGTCTGGTGCCCGTCCTGGTGCTCCAGGAGGCGAGCTGGCTGACCGTCGTGCCGATCGTGATCGGAGCCGTGCTCGGAGCACTCGCGGTCCTCTGGATCTGGGCGCGCACCCTGCTCGCGGTCCCGGCCCTCGTCCTCGAGGACGCCACGGTGCTCGGCGCGATCCGCCGGAGCCTCGTGCTGACGCGCGGGCGCAGGATGTGGCGGGTGCTGGGCACCTCGCTGCTTGTGTACCTCGTCTACTACCTCGCGGTGCAGGTCATCAGCGGAGTCTTCGGAACCGTCGCCTTCGTCGCCTATCTCGTCATCCTGCTCGCGACCGGCTTCGAGGGCGTGGTCGCGGGCGTGGTGGTGCTGACGATCCTCACGATGCTGGGCAGCTACGCCGCCACCTTCGTGCTCGCCCCGTTCCTCTCCTCCGGCTTCGTGGCCGTCTACGCGGACAGCCGGATGCGTCATGAGGCCTGGGACGTGGAGCTGACCCGTCGGGCGCGGGACGCCTGGGCCGAGGGCGGCGCACGATGA